tttaatacacattcacacatttattattgtcagctcattgagctgattttagaattttcctaattaattatcaCATCCcatgtatgtttctcatttcaAAATTGGATCACTACAGTCAGTATAAAGTAGATATCACAACGGTGCGATTCGGTTCAGTTATTGATaaaatcttaaaaataaaatatatatcaaaaatcaaaaaaataatcaaaatcacaGTTATCAGTTCGGTTTGATTcgattttttttaccaaaatcaGTGATTAATACTTTTAATAGAggtaaatacacaaaaatatcGCCATTGGCAGCCCTGAAAAAGAGTATATTACATAAAACAAacttaacaaaagaaaataagaacaaagGCATAAAATAATAGggtaaattttcgtagtcgtccctctagttttacggttgtctcaatttcgtccctctagtttcaattgtctcaatttcgtccccatagtttgttttacattccaaattggtaaaatcgttaacaccgttaatgaaactaacggaaaaatatgattaaaaaattaagtgctccaatttttaatccggttgaaccggtgcaaagatcttatttttttgatcattttatcctagatggtcataatgaatttttggctctaatgcttttcaacgagcacccgaagactccttatttaatTTCAGGGCTCTTTTCAACCAAATTATACTAACTCTTCaaccaaataaaaacaataGCCTCATTTTCTTTAAGATTTTGATTTTCACGCTTCACTTTTTATTGATGGTgttccactttgttcatgaagttactagtaacttcacgttaaaagtggagcgccatcagtaaaaagtgaagagtaaaaatcagtttcctttctttttttttttttttgacacgatCAGTTTCCTTTCTTTAACTGTCAAATGTTGTGTTCGGCATTAGACTAGTAGAatagcaaaagaaaaaggaaaagagatacGGAGTAAGACTTTCAAGTCTCAAGTATAAACCCCCACAAACCGAATAGTTATGTTATAGCCCGTtctgctaagatttttattttttactgtaagtacttatttttcgttttacgagacatgtcattctctcacaattgACATGTGAGGGactttttatttctttgtcTCTATCCTATCAAATAGGATTAtaatttcttgtattgattgagTTGTTTGGCTTAGTTATCTCgtgaactctcacaattgatataGTGTTCCTGGTTCGTACTTTAGATGTAAATGATCTCTTTtatcgtttgacaaaaaaaaaacccgcctACTTTGTTAAGGTTTCAGCAACAAAAGATGAATGCAATGGGTTACAATTTCAAAGACGAGAGATGATTTCCTCCGGAATCAAATATTGCATGCTAGGATCTCTGACTAATGTTGTGGTGGGCGAAATGTTGAGAACTAACGATGTTCGGCGATGAGGATTGAGATGGATTACGggttcagcaaaaaaaaaatttggtcagAGATCGCCATACTAAAACACCACCatctttgtttgaaaaatatgcTCCCGTCATCGCCTCCCGAATCTCCCTGCTTCGTTAGGGTTCTGGCTAGGAATGGAGCcggaaaaaagaatttttttttatcaaccaGAAAATGCAgataatatatatatgaaaacaTTATAACAAAAGGGGATACTACCGGTCCAAAATtatagagaaaacaaaaaaccaaacaaaaacaaaccaaaccaaaagtcACCTAAAACCAAGACGCCGGAGTCGGATTCGTCAATCATACTTGTGAAGAGGAGTTGGAGTGGTAAGATATGGACACAGAGCAGACTCTTCGGGATACCGCATCTTGGAACTTGATATTTGGAATCCCCAAATATCGTGTGGTACCAAAAATTTTGGGATATTAGTTGAACATGAAATAAGGGCAATATCAAGTTTATTCAAAATTAGTTAGGATGAAAACACATAACCATAAAAAGTGATTTGGATGGAAGCTTAAGTTAGACTAGGGGGAGCTGAGGACCATTGTTTAAATAACCAATTACTGTAGTATTTATTGCTATGATCGGGGCAGATTCGGGTAAAACGGGGCGGGGAGCACAAATATCATCCCGAGTTCATTTCCTATGGGATCGGGAATACCCGCTTGGATTGAGGTAGGGAGAATTGATATACgagtacaaaattatttattacTATAATCGGGACAATTTTGGGTAAAACATGGCGGATAACATAAATATGGAATATCATCCCCACTCCCGTTTCCTTATCTGACCTAGGAATACCCGCTCGGACCGGAACAGATAGGTCGGAGGTGGGGACAAACACTTGCTCAACTCCAAAAGATGTGTAGTAGAGTCagaccacttttttttttggataattctCAGATTGGGGTTAACTCACGCATCTTGATAAATTTCTTGGAAATAACTTTGTGGTCCAAAAACTATTAACTACCCACTAGCGCCCAGGGTAGTCACCCCCACTTCAAGTTGCTCCTCCCTCCCTCAGAAAAGGATGAGAAAAACaggaaagaggaagaagaagttgaTCCCACTACTGGCAGTACCCCCCTCTCCTTAAAATCATCCAActaccaaaaccaaacaaacaaacccacCTCGTATCCCTCATTCCAGAGTACCCTCTTTACTTCCCCATTACCCCCACCTCGTCCTAAGCGTCAAAAcccacaaacaaaacaaaaacaacaaaaaggaaaaacaaaaacaatgtgCTATGTGGGCAAAGCCACCAAGATCTTCATCTTCATAGTGGCGGCACTGGTGGTTACTGGGCTCGTCTTGGGATTCGGGCTCTTTCGGTCCGCCCTTCACAAGTCTCACAAATGCTCCGGCGACTCCTGCAACGACCAGGCATCACCGGCGGTTTTCCCAAATCCCACCACCCCTTCTACCCCTACCTCCGCCAGTACTCTTACCCCCACCCCAAATCCCAGTTCCAACCCCTACCCACCTCCGCCAGCCCCAAATCCCGGCTCAACCCCGACTCCGCCGCCTCCTCCGCCTGAAGTTATGCCTCCGCCTCCGCAGCCGGTGGTTGTCGCGGCAGCTCCGCCGCCCAATTTCGGTCCTCCAAGCCCAGTGGTGACTCCAGGTCCAGTGCAAAGCTCAGTTGCTTTGACAGGTAGCTAGCGTGCTACTCAAATGTTCTTCCAATTTTTTGTGGctctttatttaaaatcttgATAGGATGCATCGGATCACTTTGTGCGCACCTATAACTAATCTTTCCGGCCCCTCTGAAGTCTGAATTTTTTGTAGTTCTTTtgtaatcttttattttttactccGTCTCTTTGAAACTTTGGAATAAATTCTTTGATGGATTGTGAATAATCAGTTTGGATGCGGTTGTTCATGTTCATCGATTGGGGATTTTGTAATCCAAAATTGACCCTAAAAGTGTTTTCGTTACTTTTTATGTCGGACCAAAGAGTCAATTTATTTGACCAAATTGTCTCCTGAAAAGAACAGAGCGATTCCCGGTGAATGTGCCATCGAGTTaatattctctctttttatGCAGCAGAGGAGGATGATGGGTTTGCCtgtgataaattttttttttttggttaaaatagCAGTGCATTTCCCACGTATTTTTTTCTTCGAAACAAACAAGTCTGACAGCTGTGATGCATTggggaaaatttttcagtgccaagtATCACGTGGTACCTGTTTTGCGCATCCGAGCTGTCCATTAcgtgtttgaacggctcagattttggagagaaaaaaaagaaagagaaagtgttggggtgagaggataGAGAGAGTTTTAATCCGAGTTGTTCAAAAGTGTATCAAACGGCTCTGATGCACAAAGTAGATATCACGTAAGATATATCCGCGCAAtacttaaaaatttaaaaatcacTCATACGTTGGAGGAATCAAACGGAAAAAGCATAAAACTGTAGGCGAGGACACTTTTGAGGGGCCGATAATCCTACGGGTACCGACAGCTATAATACCGATGGGTATCGACGGCATTGTGTGGCCCACTATAGGTTTTGCACGGATAATTTGAGctatttaataattttaaaaaacaaaactgaatgGATCCGCGGAAAATTAGCTAATTTTGTTGGTTGCCATACTTGGTCACAGAATGTGCATTTTCTCTTCACATAGCTTACGTTTGAAAAACATaaaatgaaaagttttttgGGTGTGGGCGGACCtaagattttttttggtatgggCCGACCTAAGATTTTTTTAGCACTGGGGTCAAATATTCATAACAAATATAATTTTGTATTCGGAAAATTACGGTTAGTTTCTTGCCAACTTGTTTGGGTCTTAGTGGTATATGATTGTAGGTAATAATGGATGCCAACTTAGTTGGAATTCATTGGAAGATGTGTTTCTCGTTGTGATATTGTCATGTCttaatccttttaatctttgtacttttattcaaaaattaataaactcTCTTTTgctgttaaagaaaataattttgtattcAGAGTTGATGATGAACGGAAACAAAtattcatactccctccgtccctatttaattatCCACTACGGTTTTACGTACATTTTCAACAGTTTATATTTCTTGacatatattgctaaaaatatgcaatatagatcttgtttgatagatttcaattttttctataagacaatgatttcaaaaacattaaaCATAATATATGTCGAGAGATATAAGTCGTTGAAAATGCACTCAAAACCAtaatggacaattaaatagggacggagggagtaatacataaacaaaaaagagataTCCATTGATAACATTTAATTTACAACTCATGACAacaatttttcatatttttaaccGATGCACAATAACCTCatttgtgataaaaaaaaaaaaaatctctctttctATTTACTCATGGGCAAATTGAGTAAGATGACATACTATAAGGGTTTTTGCTATAATaaggacataaatatttttcccTAAAGTCTAAAGGACATTCTATCcagtatttacaaaaaaaaaaccctcccaaGGTTGACCTGCATTGACCAATGTTAACCAGCGTTGACTAAGGTTGATTGGtgttgaaagtgcctaaaaccttagggtaccctatgaaagtgcctaaaccgctaaactctataataagaaagtgcaccataaaactctatgaaagtgcctaaaacttAGGGTACCTTATAAAAGTACAAcaagatgaaaaaaaagaaaaaagacattttgtgttagccaaaacaagcccttgtctcatttaagacaatttaaatgaaaaaagatattttttgtgttagccaaacaaaacCCTTGTCTCATTAAAAGCAATTTTTTCTTTACAAACTCTAGACTCTAAAATATGTTTATTAATGAATTCTACACATTACAGAAACTTAGGCTGAATTAAAGCTCCTATGGAGTTGTTTCATTTGGACTTTAAACTAATATGCTATTTACTCATTGACATTTTAATATgggcactttttttttgggacaaacCAAAATAGAATAGTTGACACTTATAAAAAGATGGAGGGGGTATTAGATGGATCAACACTTCATGCATATAATGAAGTCtttgttctctattttttttttctatatttgagatagagagagagttacTTGAGTTAAAAAGTAGATGGGACCAaaagaacaataaaaaatatcaaacaatagGTGAAACAAGTTAAGCAAGGTTATAATTTTTCAATACTATTTGGGATAAGATATAGAGATGCTATAATGTCAATCGACTATCGAGTGGGGTAAGGAGGTGACCCCGCTTGCTTCTATGTGTGTCTGCCAATGAACAAAAGTGCGTAGCTaatatatgattttgaaaaaataaaatttgtttttatcattcatttttttgaatggtgaattttttttattaatctttgagaaAGACACAAGGACTAACAGGAGCAAGCCAACAAAGTGCCCAGCCCGAGATTCAATCCCTAATTTGGCTACTTGCCAACAAAGGAACAAATCCAACACCTAGAAGACCTTTAAagctcagaaaaaaaaaaaaattagctgaATACCCCAATATCACACTGGGGCATTGGAGAAAAATTCGAAGCAACCATTGCCCTTATAAATAATTTCCGAAGCTACACAATTTTTCCGTTAGGGGTGAGCTGCTCGAGCCAATGGCAACGGGGGAGGCTGGCCTGCATTAAACGGAGCATTTAATGCGGCTGTAAAACGCAGTTAAAGTCTCACTCTGGACGGGCCGGTTCGCTCCAACCCAGACTCGTTCAAACGGGTCTCCTGTTCAACCGTTTGGTTTtacttgttttcaaaatttagaCCCGTTTTGAAATAATGGCGGTTTTAGGGTTGGCCCGGACCGGAGTCTAGGCCAGTCCACGGTTGAACCGGCTGAACCGGCCAGTtcggtttttaaaacattagTATTTATTATTTGAGATCTTGCTTGCGACCTTAGAGTGTGTTGTAATAAGAATGcctcaagcgtagggctaggtcggttgaaagcataataaaacccggaagtccggggtcgaatccacagggagcgcatccataactcgGTTCGGAGATTAGCTTGCGTAGAgattttagcgttaggaccgccaaccaaagttcggcgttgagacggccaactgagcgATTTAGAaagtggctacttaacctaactacggctttttgattggagattaaactaaaggctaggtttagggataattAACACCCATAACGTAAGGATAAActcgattcttctcttcttaacaaCGGTGTTAAACATAACTAGGgctcttttgattcattttaacaaacacaaagagggacatagctccaagcatcaaatgtggcaaatagcttagcccttgcctacatttgatcaaaaagattaacacctctaagttttggtacataaaattagtcctaagccatgtttaagctagaaaatgagattttacaagagaagaacaagctacatccttggttacgggatgttaaccatcccacaacctaaccttactacactactcactcatattgaAAGGGGCAACGAATTGAGCAAGGGGAAACATAAGGAAAATACCAAACATTGAGTAAATTCGAAATAAAtacaagatcctcgaagagaatgaaatttcttacaactttaatgaagaccaaAAGCTCCGAAAGTAAATGGATCGCACCTAAAAACCTTGCTCAAGACttgaatgaggagagaggttggagctccattaatggaggtagagagagaaagtccaaaaatgaaagattacCTACTCCCCCCAGGTCTGGGGGTATTTAAAGCCCCTTAAAAACGAGCTACAAAGGTCCTAAATGCccctaaaaagttacaaaagtcGGGCacaaaaagtagatttttttccaGGATGTACCGGTATCGTGCAAACCTAGTACCGGTACATCGCTTGTTTCACAGCATTTTGAACCAAATCTGTCCGCGATGTACAGGTACAGCTTTTATCGGTACAGGTACATCGCTGGCAGAAAGCTTCCGAATTGGTTTCTTGCCTCCAACAGCCTCTTTGACATCCCGAACACTCTTCGACACTTCTTTAAACAATTCTTGGGACTTGGTAGCGGGGTGCACATGGTCTCGGCTCTTTGGATGATCCCGGGTTGatttccttggcgttcaaaacgCCTTATTTTCTACTTTAACCTGTAAAggccaaaaacaccaactccgcgcaatatcaactaattaaagtaaattatgcacgaaagagGGACAAAATTGGTATCGATAAGCCCATTTATATACACTATCGAGGGCTTATCAGATCTCTCAAAAAAATGGCTacatcttttaatttataatttattttatatcaactatagatcttatttgatagatttcaaataattttatcaaacaaagttttgaaatcataaaaaaacattattggTTGTGATATATAGACAATTGGTTGAGTGAcacgccgatcaaaaaaaattgtttgagtGACACAAAAAGTGAAACAAAACCAATAATTTGGGACAAAGgaagaaatattttcaaaagatGATTCTTAAGTTTCTTTTACGTACCGAATAGACGATCCAATTGAGGGTTTTGTGGACCATTTAAAGGATATCTTTTAGAAGCCGAATATATCGTTGAATTTTTAGAGCTCCTTAACATCACTTTTGTTAAAGATCATGTCGATCAATATGAATCCACACATGCTGTGACCGCATATATGTGGAGATAATAAGTTATGAAGCGGTTTCGGGCACCAGATGAGGTTTTCCGTCCGTCCACCAGGCCCTCCAAgcggagggaggggggctgctgtcctcTTAGGGGCAGCAGCGCGCTGCTGTCCCCGAAttcggggcccactccggtttcgatccgatgatcggaaacgttcacttcgtagagctcgtcgagtagaacaactatgcaaaaaattagcttaattggatatcattaagtacttgatcggaacctttttattttaaaaagaatggatccgaaatactggatcaaatccactgtaacccatggactaagagttatatgggttccgatcaggtacttaatgatatccaattaagctgattttttgcatagttgttctactcgacgagctctacaaagtgaacgattcagatcatcggagcgagaccggggtgggccccaaaattggggcagcagcccctcCGCGTCCCCTCCAAGCTGGTGAGGCGACCAGAACTCTTGGGTCTCATCCGCTCGTGACGGGAATAGATAGGTgttaaggctccgtttcagtactcaatataagtacttattttttaagaaggcaatttcaagctaaaaaataatgtgtttacgtaaataattttcctac
The sequence above is drawn from the Rhododendron vialii isolate Sample 1 chromosome 6a, ASM3025357v1 genome and encodes:
- the LOC131328641 gene encoding uncharacterized protein Os04g0629400-like, producing MCYVGKATKIFIFIVAALVVTGLVLGFGLFRSALHKSHKCSGDSCNDQASPAVFPNPTTPSTPTSASTLTPTPNPSSNPYPPPPAPNPGSTPTPPPPPPEVMPPPPQPVVVAAAPPPNFGPPSPVVTPGPVQSSVALTGEDTFEGPIILRVPTAIIPMGIDGIVWPTIECAFSLHIAYV